DNA sequence from the Halobacterium sp. DL1 genome:
GCGACGTTCGGCGTGGACATCGAACACCGGCGCTGTGGCTACCTGTTCCTCGCGCGCAGCGAGGAGACGGCCGGACAGTTCCGGGAGAACGTCGCGATGCAGAACGACCTCGGCGTGGACAGCGTCTTCCTCGACCCGGCTGACGCTGTCGAGCACTGCCCCGGTCTGGAAGCCGAGAAATTCGTCGGCGCAACCTACAACGCCACGGACGGGTTCGCGGACCCGAACCTCGCCGTCCAGGGGTACGCGACGGCGGCCCGCGAGGGCGGCGTCGACATCCGGACGAACACGGCGGTCAGTGACGTGCTCACGGACGGGGACCGGGTCACGGGCGTCGAACTCGCCGACGGCGAGCGCCTCGACGCCGACTTCGTCGTGAACGCCGCTGGCGCGTGGTCGGGCCCGCTGGCCGCGATGGCCGACGTCGACCTTCCCATCGAACCCCACCGCCGACAGATTGCAGTCGTCGAACCGACCGAACCCGTCGCGGAGACCAACCCGCTCACCATCGACCTCGACAGGGGATTGTACTTCCGGCCGGAGCGCGACGGCGACGCGCTCGTCGGCGGCCACTTCGGCGGGGACGACGACCCCGTCGACCCGGACCGCTACTCGGAGTCGATGGACATCGACTGGGCCGCGACGGCCGTCGAACGCGCCGCCGACTTCACGACGTACTTCGACGGCGAGTCCCGCATCAAGCGCGGGTGGGCCGGCCTCTACGCCGTCACGCCCGACCACCACGCGATTCTCGAGGAGTCCGCTCCAGGGTTCGTGACGGCCGCCGGCTTCTCCGGGCACGGCTTCCAGCACGCGCCCGCCGTCGGCAAGATCGTCGCAGAGATCTGCGTCGACGGCGAACCGTCGCTGACGGACGTCGACGTGCTCTCCAGCGAGCGCTTCGAGGCGGGCGGCGACGCTGTCGAGTGGAACGTCGTCTGAGAACCGAGTCGGTTGAGCTGCTCTGCCCGCTCAGAACTGGTAGTCCGACTCCCGGACCTGGGCGTACTTCTTCTTCCGGTAGCGGAACTTCGCGCGCTTGTACTGGGCATATAGTTTGAGCCCGCCGGCCGCCGAGCGGGCGTTCGACTTCGAGATGAGCTTCCCGCTCTCGTTGGACTCCAGCATCTTGCGGGTGATGCGGATGGTCCGGTCCCAGTCGGCCGGCCCGTACTCGCCGACAACGTCGGCCATCGCGACGTTGCGCCGAATCTCCGTCCCGATGGCGTCGTGCCACGCGTCGTTGTAGTCGGCGAGTCGGCCCTCGGCGGCGAGTTCACCGGCGAGCAGGCCGGTGCGGTGGGCGACGTGGTCGCCGCCCTCGTGGAACGCCGAGGTGGTGCCCATCGCCCCGCCGACGACGGCGATACCGGCCGCCGTTGGTGACTCGATGGGGCGCGTCGAGGAGATGGGGTACGTCTCCGTGCTCTTGGACTTCCCGTGGCCCTCGACCAGCGGGAAGTCGGCCTCGACGTCGTACTCGTCGCCGTACAGTTCCTCCAGCAGGCGACGGATGTAGACGCCGCCGGAGGGGATCTTCTCGTCGTCCTCGCGGAGCAGTCGCCACTCGCTGGCGTCGAACTCCTCGACGTCCATCCCCATCGGCATCGTGAGGCCGACGCGCACCACGTTGTCGCGGTTCGGGAACACCCAGGGGTAGGCCGTCTCGCCGGGCATCCACCCCCACCAGAACTTCATCGAGTCCGCGTCGAACAGTTCGTCGGGGAACCGCCGGTACTCCTGGTAGGCGATGTGGTTCGCAGTGGGCGGGGAGAGCAGTTCGCTGGCCCGTTTCCCGTCGGGCAGCAGCGGGTCGAGGACGCGCATCGTCACCTGGCGCTGGGGGCCGTCCGCGAGCACCAGATACTCCGTCGTCACCGCCTCGCCGTCGCCGAGTCTGAGCGTGTGGCTGTGGCCACCCGCGAGGTCCGAGTCGACCGACTTCACGGTCGTGCCCACGACGTACTCAGCGCCCGCGTCCTCCGCTCGAGAGCGGAGCCAGTCGTCGAACTTCGCGCGGTGGAAGGTGAAGCCGAAGCCGTCGTAGTCGGCGTCGATGCCTGTGCGGTCGACCGACACCCGTTCGGTGGGGCCGATGAACTCGGCGTCCTCGAGTTCCTGTTCGATTACGTCCGCGGGGATGTCCTCGAACTCCAGGTCCGCGATGTCGAGCCAGTAGTCGAGGAAGCCCGCGGCGTCCGTCGAGTCCGGTCCGAGTCCCTCCCGGTCGGCCCGGGGCACGCCCTTCTCGTAGACGACGACGTCCGCACCTCGCTCGGCGGCCGCGTAGGCGGCAGCGGACCCGGCCGGTCCGCCGCCGACGACGGCCACGTCGACGTTGGTCATAGTCGCCAGTCACCGCGCTGTCCTTAAAGTGCTTCGAGTTTTCACGCCCACAGCGCTCAAGCGGCCCGCGCCCGTCACCACAGCTATGCCGCGTCTCGACGACCCAGTGGACGTGGGCGGCCTCGGCCTGCCCAATCGCCTCTACCGCGCGCCACTGCTGGAGTGCGCGGGCACGGACGCGGACACAGCGGAGACGCTCGTCGCGGACCTCGAACCCGCGGCCGCGTCGGGCGCCGGCCTCCTCTGCCAGGGGGCGACCATCGTGCGCGGCGAGAGTGGGTGTGCCGCGCCGAACATGACCCGCGTCCACGACGACGCGTTCGTCGCCACTCTCTCGCCAGTCCCCGAGGCTATCGAGGCCCACGGCGGCCGCGTGTTCGCGCAACTTGCCCACGGCGGCCTGCGCTCGATGGAGGTGTGGCACGCGGGCTACCGCGACGCCCACCCTGACCTCGACCAGTTGGCCGTCTCCCGGCCGCCGCCTTCGATGCGACTCGCCGACCGCATCGGCTTCCTCGACCTCTCCCCGCACGTGCTCTCGACCGACGAGGTGTACGAACTCGCGGCCGACTTCGGACGCGCGGCCGAGCGACTCGCGGACGCCGGCTACCACGGCATCCACGTCGCCGGCGCGAACATGGGCCTCGTCCAGCAGTTCCTCTCCCCGTTCTACAACCGCCGCGACGACGAGTTCGTCGACGGTTTCCGGTTCCTCGAACGCCTCCACGACGAGGTACGGGCCCGCACGGACGTCCCCCTAATCGCCAAGATTCCCTCGGAGTCGCAGGCGCCGCGGGTGATCCGTCGACGCCTCACCGACGACGACTGCGTCCGACTCTGCGAGCGCGCCGCGGCCATCGGCTTCGACGCCGTCGTCCCCGTCTCCGGGAGCGTGTTCTGGGACATGCACGTCGTGCGCGGCGAGTACCCCGAGCGCGCGTGGCGGGCGACCCAGTTCCAGTCGGGGTACGCCGAGGCGTTCGGCGGTCCGTGGCGCGCCCGCCTCGTCTCGCTTGCCAACCGCCTCCAGGCCCGAAACGCCACGTTCGAACCCGCGTGGAACGCCGACCTCTGCCGGCGCGTCCGGGAGCGCGTAGATATTCCTGTGATGCTGGAGGGCGGCGTCCGCGAGCGCGACCGAATGGACCGCTTGCTCGGCGACGCCTGCGACCTCGTTGGGATGGGGCGGCCGTTCTACGCCGAACCCCGACTCCCGGCGCGCCTGCTCGACGGCGGCGCTGCGGTCTGCGAGAACTGCAACAACTGCACGGTCCCCCAGGTCACTGGCGCCCCGGGCATCTGTCGCACGCCGTCGGTGCTCGCCGAACGC
Encoded proteins:
- a CDS encoding NADH-dependent flavin oxidoreductase, producing MPRLDDPVDVGGLGLPNRLYRAPLLECAGTDADTAETLVADLEPAAASGAGLLCQGATIVRGESGCAAPNMTRVHDDAFVATLSPVPEAIEAHGGRVFAQLAHGGLRSMEVWHAGYRDAHPDLDQLAVSRPPPSMRLADRIGFLDLSPHVLSTDEVYELAADFGRAAERLADAGYHGIHVAGANMGLVQQFLSPFYNRRDDEFVDGFRFLERLHDEVRARTDVPLIAKIPSESQAPRVIRRRLTDDDCVRLCERAAAIGFDAVVPVSGSVFWDMHVVRGEYPERAWRATQFQSGYAEAFGGPWRARLVSLANRLQARNATFEPAWNADLCRRVRERVDIPVMLEGGVRERDRMDRLLGDACDLVGMGRPFYAEPRLPARLLDGGAAVCENCNNCTVPQVTGAPGICRTPSVLAERGRLERENAYDRD
- a CDS encoding FAD-dependent oxidoreductase; the encoded protein is MDVVVVGGGIVGLSSAHYLAERGVDVVLCEKGSLGSASTARSAGGIRSQFSTSVNVRLSEASREVWDDFEATFGVDIEHRRCGYLFLARSEETAGQFRENVAMQNDLGVDSVFLDPADAVEHCPGLEAEKFVGATYNATDGFADPNLAVQGYATAAREGGVDIRTNTAVSDVLTDGDRVTGVELADGERLDADFVVNAAGAWSGPLAAMADVDLPIEPHRRQIAVVEPTEPVAETNPLTIDLDRGLYFRPERDGDALVGGHFGGDDDPVDPDRYSESMDIDWAATAVERAADFTTYFDGESRIKRGWAGLYAVTPDHHAILEESAPGFVTAAGFSGHGFQHAPAVGKIVAEICVDGEPSLTDVDVLSSERFEAGGDAVEWNVV
- a CDS encoding electron transfer flavoprotein translates to MTNVDVAVVGGGPAGSAAAYAAAERGADVVVYEKGVPRADREGLGPDSTDAAGFLDYWLDIADLEFEDIPADVIEQELEDAEFIGPTERVSVDRTGIDADYDGFGFTFHRAKFDDWLRSRAEDAGAEYVVGTTVKSVDSDLAGGHSHTLRLGDGEAVTTEYLVLADGPQRQVTMRVLDPLLPDGKRASELLSPPTANHIAYQEYRRFPDELFDADSMKFWWGWMPGETAYPWVFPNRDNVVRVGLTMPMGMDVEEFDASEWRLLREDDEKIPSGGVYIRRLLEELYGDEYDVEADFPLVEGHGKSKSTETYPISSTRPIESPTAAGIAVVGGAMGTTSAFHEGGDHVAHRTGLLAGELAAEGRLADYNDAWHDAIGTEIRRNVAMADVVGEYGPADWDRTIRITRKMLESNESGKLISKSNARSAAGGLKLYAQYKRAKFRYRKKKYAQVRESDYQF